A part of Oncorhynchus gorbuscha isolate QuinsamMale2020 ecotype Even-year linkage group LG09, OgorEven_v1.0, whole genome shotgun sequence genomic DNA contains:
- the LOC124043148 gene encoding uncharacterized protein LOC124043148 encodes MTAVVGRVWGWVRPAVSYRPWGSKVAPDKTMKDERQTRGSWGLGGLTTWFWGTGQKRQASDQTTLLDEYWEASEEKIQSLEIEDLGEGKQVAEGKAEHGGSRWWTKVLPSRDFLWPRAAEPGGIKQRKCIGGGWDSDNDGEYSDYETPPPSPTPSSSSAFRFFARAWNGEIVPEHYEICFNLLRHLFDLLVVGFLWTVSPPTKLVLEMLGIQGGLKLWLHGMAMFFVSTVGMAGLLWVVQEYLPHFALVYGIVQALVISVSVRQCVILGEGDEVEEEKGEKEVEDEEEEEVGDDGEVGDDREVGDDREVTEMYLTTK; translated from the coding sequence ATGACAGCTGTAGTAGGAAGAGTCTGGGGGTGGGTGCGTCCAGCTGTCTCCTACCGGCCCTGGGGCAGCAAAGTAGCACCTGACAAAACCATGAAAGACGAGAGGCAGACAAGAGGCAGCTGGGGCTTAGGAGGGTTAACAACATGGTTTTGGGGAACTGGACAGAAAAGGCAAGCAAGTGACCAAACAACATTGCTTGATGAGTACTGGGAAGCAAGTGAGGAGAAAATCCAGTCCCTGGAAATTGAAGATCTGGGCGAGGGCAAGCAGGTGGCTGAGGGGAAAGCAGAACATGGTGGCTCCAGATGGTGGACTAAGGTTCTGCCGTCCCGCGACTTCCTCTGGCCAAGAGCAGCTGAACCTGGTGGGATCAAGCAGAGGAAATGTATCGGTGGAGGATGGGACTCTGACAACGATGGGGAGTATTCTGACTATGAAACTCCTCCACCTTCTCCCACACCTAGCTCCTCATCAGCCTTCCGGTTCTTTGCACGTGCCTGGAATGGGGAGATAGTTCCGGAACACTATGAGATCTGCTTCAACCTCCTTCGTCACCTGTTTGACCTGTTGGTGGTGGGCTTCCTGTGGACTGTGTCCCCCCCTACCAAGTTGGTCCTGGAGATGCTAGGGATCCAAGGAGGACTGAAGTTGTGGCTCCATGGAATGGCAATGTTTTTTGTCTCCACTGTTGGAATGGCAGGACTGCTCTGGGTGGTCCAGGAGTATCTTCCACATTTTGCTCTGGTGTACGGCATCGTGCAAGCACTAGTCATCTCTGTCAGCGTCCGGCAGTGTGTGATCTTAGGAGAGGGcgatgaggtggaggaagagaaaggagaaaaggaggtggaagatgaggaggaggaggaagtgggagACGATGGGGAAGTGGGAGACGATAGGGAAGTGGGAGACGATCGGGAAGTTACAGAAATGTACCTGACTACAAAATAA
- the LOC124043149 gene encoding phosphatidylinositol-3-phosphatase SAC1-A-like, whose amino-acid sequence MQEVKMPTAYERFNLHTSPEKFYIEACDDGVDAVLAIDRVSNEMTLTGKKDVPSSANTRPICGIMGTVRLVAGMYLIVITKKRNVGSLLGHAVWKAVDFDVISYKKTVLHLTENQMQDNKTFLSMINNVLTTDGFYFCTDYDLTHTLQRLADVSHDFQEMSLLERADQRFVWNGSLLREFHAQPELHKFAIPVVHGFIVMKPCRVNGKIFEWILISRRSCFRAGVRYYVRGIDSEGHAANFVETEQIVLYNGGRASFVQTRGSMPFFWSQRPNLKYKPKPLISKNTNHMDGFQRHFDSQVLIYGKQTILNLINQKGSEKPLEQAFAKMVSGMENGMIKYVAFDFHKECSGMRWDRLNILVDNVAETQDEYSYFMVDTAGKVLSQQKGTFRSNCMDCLDRTNVIQSMLARRSIQSQLQRMGVLHVAQRIEEQADFEKIYKNAWADNANACAKQYAGTGALKTDFTRTGKRTQMGLVMDGVNSAIRYYKNNFSDGFRQDSIDLFLGNYAVDETDGPTPLRIQKDWKFLTLPIIMVVAFSMCIICLLMAGDTWTETLAYVLFWGTAATVTAAVIVFNGRDFVDAPKLVQKEKMD is encoded by the exons ATGCAAGAAGTGAAGATGCCGACTGCCTACGAGAGGTTCAATTT GCACACCAGCCCAGAGAAGTTCTACATTGAGGCCTGTGATGATGGGGTGGATGCAGTTCTGGCCATCGACAGGGTTTCCAATGAGATGACCCTGACTG GGAAAAAGGATGTTCCGTCATCAGCCAACACCAGGCCCATCTGTGGCATCATGGGAACTGTCCGCCTGGTGGCAG GGATGTACCTGATTGTCATCACCAAGAAGAGGAATGTGGGCAGCCTCTTGGGTCACGCTGTGTGGAAGGCAGTGGATTTTGATGTCATATCCTACAAAAAGACTGTGCTTCACCTCACTGAGAACCAG atgcaAGACAACAAGACATTCCTGTCCATGATTAACAACGTGCTGACTACAGATGGATTCTACTTCTGCACTGACTATGACCTGACCCACACCCTCCAGAGACTGGCTGACGTCAGCCACGACTTCCAGGAGATGAGCCTGCTGGAGAGG GCAGATCAGAGGTTTGTGTGGAATGGAAGCCTCCTGAGAGAGTTCCATGCCCAGCCGGAG CTCCACAAGTTTGCGATCCCCGTTGTCCATGGCT TCATCGTGATGAAACCGTGCCGTGTCAACGGGAAGATCTTTGAATGGATCCTCATCTCCAGGAGGAGCTGCTTCAGGGCTGGGGTCAGGTACTACGTCAGAG gtATCGATTCTGAGGGCCACGCTGCTAACTTTGTGGAGACTGAGCAAATAGTCCTGTACAATGGAGGAAGGGCTTCATTCGTACAG ACACGAGGCTCCATGCCCTTCTTCTGGTCTCAGAGACCCAACCTGAAATACAAGCCCAAACCACTGATCAGCAAGAACACTAATCAC ATGGATGGTTTCCAGAGGCATTTTGACTCCCAGGTCCTCATCTATGGAAAGCAAACCATTCTGAACCTG ATCAACCAGAAGGGTTCAGAGAAGCCACTGGAGCAAGCCTTTGCCAAGATGGTGTCTGGCATGGAGAACGGCATGATCAA GTACGTAGCATTTGACTTCCACAAGGAGTGCAGTGGCATGAGATGGGATCGTCTGAATATCCTGGTGGACAATGTGGCTGAGACGCAAGATGAATACAG CTACTTCATGGTCGACACAGCGGGGAAGGTGTTGTCCCAGCAGAAGGGGACGTTCCGCAGTAACTGCATGGACTGTCTGGACCGTACCAATGTCATCCAGAGCATGCTGGCCCGCCGTTCCATACAGTCCCAGCTTCAG AGGATGGGTGTCCTGCATGTGGCCCAGCGGATTGAGGAACAGGCCGATTTTGAGAAGATCTACAAGAATG CTTGGGCTGACAATGCCAACGCATGCGCCAAGCAGTACGCCGGTACCGGAGCCCTAAAGACTGACTTCACAAG GACAGGGAAGAGGACCCAGATGGGTCTGGTGATGGACGGCGTGAACTCTGCCATCCGTTACTACAAGAATAACTTCTCTGACGGGTTCAGACAA GATTCCATTGATTTGTTCCTTGGAAACTATGCTGTTGATGAAACGGACGGCCCCACTCCACTCCGTATCCAGAAGGACTGGAAGTTCCTCACG CTGCCCATCATCATGGTGGTCGCGTTCTCCATGTGTATcatctgtctcctcatggctG GTGACACGTGGACTGAGACCCTGGCCTATGTGTTGTTCTGGGGCACTGCTGCCACTGTCACCGCTGCTGTCATCGTCTTCAACGGCCGGGACTTTGTGGACGCCCCCAAACTGGTGCAGAAAGAGAAGATGGactga
- the LOC124042671 gene encoding E3 ubiquitin-protein ligase PPP1R11-like: protein MAEAPGTSNEAITETIQVETTPPLQQEGRSLTIKLRKRKTDKKVEWSSDTVDNEHLGRRSSKCCCVYEKPKQFGESSSESEGDDEGCGSAHCILGHGKDMHGHSGGGGGNSGGSHAH from the exons ATGGCGGAGGCGCCAGGTACTTCTAACGAGGCGATAACGGAGACCATTCAAGTAGAAACAACGCCACCGCTCCAGCAG GAGGGACGTAGCCTGACCATCAAGCTGAGGAAGAGAAAGACTGACAAGAAGGTGGAGTGGTCCAGCGACACAGTGGACAACGAGCATCTGGGAAGGAGGTCCTCCAAGT GTTGCTGCGTCTACGAGAAACCCAAGCAGTTCGGAGAGTCCTCCTCTGAAAGCGAGGGAGATGACGAAGGCTGTGGAAGTGCACACTGCATTCTAGGACATGGGAAAGACATGCATGGACAcagtggagggggtggggggaactCTGGAGGATCACATGCCCATTAA